The following proteins come from a genomic window of Achromobacter deleyi:
- a CDS encoding TRAP transporter small permease has product MRLLCAFDRVLFKLVSVIAQLLLVAAAAAAFYQVIARFVLHSPADWSEVLTRALLIWTVLLGVALAFRHGAMISVELLRNLLGGMRRRILEAVIGLVCAGFLGFIAWIGGQMTYRVRFQNVPSLDISISWIYLAIPVGATLAAIAVLARWCAGEEEDVPVRNDAQG; this is encoded by the coding sequence ATGCGTCTGCTCTGCGCCTTCGACCGCGTCCTGTTCAAACTGGTGTCGGTCATCGCCCAACTCCTGCTGGTGGCCGCCGCGGCCGCCGCCTTCTACCAGGTCATCGCCCGCTTCGTGCTGCATTCGCCCGCCGACTGGAGCGAGGTGCTGACCCGCGCCCTGCTGATCTGGACGGTGCTGCTGGGCGTGGCCCTGGCCTTCCGCCACGGCGCCATGATCAGCGTCGAACTGCTGCGCAACCTGCTGGGCGGCATGCGCCGCCGCATCCTGGAAGCCGTCATCGGCCTGGTCTGCGCCGGCTTTCTCGGCTTCATCGCCTGGATCGGCGGCCAGATGACCTACCGCGTGCGTTTCCAGAACGTGCCCAGCCTGGACATCTCGATTTCCTGGATCTACCTGGCGATCCCGGTGGGCGCGACGCTCGCCGCCATCGCCGTGCTGGCGCGCTGGTGCGCCGGCGAAGAAGAAGACGTCCCCGTGCGCAACGACGCGCAAGGTTGA